GGCGATATGCGATGCGTGTCGGCTTCTTGGCTTGCCGAGGTAGTCCTCGTCGTGTCTGGTTGCCGTTTCACTGCATCGCCATCACCTGTGACGCCAGAGGGCGTTTCGTCGTCCTTGAAAGGTGTCTCGGAGGTCTGTCCAGTCACCTTCAAGGTTAATCTTTGCGGCCTCGACTCCAGATTGGTTGCGCTCATTTTCAACTTGATACGAGGCTTTTCGGGGTGGCCATCTACCTGAATGGGATCTGGAACGTGTTTCTTGGCTTCGGCGACCCTTCTCTTGAAATGCTTCTGTTTTTTTCATAAGAAAAAGGGGGTCTCACGTCAGTGATGCTCACACAGGATATCAAGTCATTAGTGCGgtggaaaagggggggggggggggggggggaagggtgagtGCGATGGCATACCTCCAGAATCCCCGCGAGTGTTGAAATGTCACTGCCATCCTCGTTGTACTCTCTCGCATTGCGCCAGATATATGCGACCTCGTCCTCGAAGGATTTCCACGTGGGAAATGCGGTTGTTCGTGTAGGATTCTTGCGACTGTCGGTACCGCGCACTTGCTTTTGAATGGTCCGGAGGGATGTAGGGTGCTGGATGATCTCGTAGTAATCACGATAAAgattgcgatcgggctttCCAATGAAGGGATAGGCGACGTCCTCTCCGCTATACATCAATCAGATTGGAGCCAACTTCAACCACCTGGCACTCAGCCGGGAACTCACTCGTCATCTTTCAACCGAGTCAATTCGGTCATGATCTTATCCTGCGCTGCTTGAAGGGTGTCAccctcaaagtcttcctcGGGTTCCTGCTCGTCTTCGGGGGCTGCAGagtctccctcttcctcggcctcctctGCAGCTTCGGAGGCCTCACGAGATGGCGATTGCTCAGCTTCATCGGGGCTGACGGGGCTTTCTTCCTGTCCAGACACATGAGATGGTCAGCGGCGCGCGGAGTACAGCCAGGATGCTTATCGCACTGCGCTTCACGATGCGATCATGACACAAACGCATGTGATGCGCGTGGGCTGATTGGACGTGTCGCGCAAACAGGTCCACGCTCAGCCAGCGACCCAAGATCCATGGACGGACGCTCAATTCGAGCATCTTCCTCGTGGGGAACGGGGAGGGCGCAAGACAAACAGTGCGGCGACTTACAGACACCTTCCGGCGCTTTTGGCCGCGGAGCCTCACATCCGGGGAAGCAGCAGCCGCCCCACGCCTTTTTGTGCTCATTTCAGAGAATAGACAATGAATCCCCTTGGATTAATTCCTGGATCAGCCAACAAGAGGGATTTGAGTGCAATTAAATGAACAAGGATATCGAAGCATCCATACCTCGACGTGTGTCGATACGCGCTGCGCTCATCCGGGTGGAGACCTACCGCCGCCTTAGGTAAGTAAATAAAGTACCGCCCGGATAATGTGGAATCTGGAGTTTGTATTTACAATACCGACTCTTTCACAAAAGAACCCCAGGGATGCAGGCCATGCGACGCACGGCACTGCAAGGGCGCGTTTCACACTGTATAGATTACCCGGTCTCCTGGTATTGACCAATTGagccattcttcttctcttggcCGCCTCTAACCTAAAGCCAGAGGCTCCGCTCTGTGTGGAAAGTTTCATCGCATTATGAGTCCTATGCATCCCATCTGCACGCCGATTAAGACATCACTGGATGAATGGTGATTCTCGACCAGATGCAGGAATTTCCTGCGCTTTGTCAAGACTGAAATTGCTTTCATAGGACAATTTGTCAAAATACAGGCCATCAGCACTCTTGACGCGTGATCAAATATATTCCCAAGTTATTTCCAAAGTCGAGCTTCTTGTCCGGACCGACAGAAATATACCTACTTCTTCACATGAGAAATGTTTAAAAAAGGGCACCGAAGAGCGAGTTTTCATAACCCTAGCCTCGCCATCAATGGCAGTGCCCAGAATGCCCAGCATAATTTCTCTTCCTTAAACCTGATGGTGGAATGGAGCCTTTTAAAAGCCCAGCGACTTGATTGCTCGTTCGTTCGATGTCCTTGGAAAGTCAGTGACCACGACCATGAAGACGTATTATTTCAGGTGTCAACCTGCCGGAGTCAAATCCACACAAGTTGAATTGAGTGAGGCtcgaacaaaaaaagagagcagAAAAAACAGCGAAAAAACAGGAGAATTCAAGCACGGAAAACCGAAGAAAGTAAAAATGAAACAGTACCTGAAACGACTTTCAGGTTTTGCTTTCGAACAGCTTCCATGAACATACTAGAACCTCACTTTGCTTCTTGTTTTAAGATCACAGGACGCCATGCCAACTACCCACCTCGTAATGGACACCTTGTCTCTCAGGCCCCACATCTTCCCCTCCATTTTCCGCGTCCCGCAAAGCAAAGCCGATTCTTTGGCAAAACAAGGCCCTCAACCCAACTTTCACGGTCGTTTTATTTCTCGCTTTTTGCGCCAGCTTCCTGTCGCACCAAGAGCCTTAGAACCAAGCTTTAGCCGTTGTGTCTTCCTGTGGTCTGCGGAATTTGCTCTGTTAGTCAATGTGCTCCTCCCTCTCTATTGCCGGCTCGCAAAATCTGAAAACTAACCAACCCATGAGCGAAAAGACACCACCACCGCGCCACGTCCGCATCTTTCCCAACTCTGCCACGACAACACAAAAATGGATATCGATATGAGCAGAAGGAACAAGAAGCCTCGTCTCCTGTTGGAGTCTGAGCGCGAGCGCCTAGACGAGTTCATTGACTCGATTCACTACTCCGCACGGTACGCAAGGAATGCGGCACGAGACTTTGATCGCTCGCACATGTTGATTGATGGCCGCCTTCCATAGATACTCGGACGACAAGTTTGAATACCGCCACGTGCAACTGCCGAAGAACATGCTCAAGAAGATCCCCGCGGACTACTTTGACAGCGCCAAGGGAACGTTGAAATTACTTTGGGAAGAAGAGTGGCGAGCGCTCGGCATCACACAGGTGCGGTTTCTATCCCTCCACCTTTGGCTGTGCGAATATGCATTCGGGAACACATACTGATCTTCATGCGTGTCTTCAGAGTCTGGGATGGGAGCATTATGAGGTCCATGAGCCCGAGCCTCATATTCTACTCTTCAAGTAAGCGTCCCCTTCCCTCTTCGCCCCAGAACGTGGAGATTGTCCTCAACTCTTGTGGCTGACATTCTTGAAGACGACCTCTGTGAGGGGCACAGGTGTCCTTCGCGTGATATACTCACGCCCTGTGAAGAGCTCGGCGATTCTCCagttggcttttttttcttcttctattTCCTGTGTTTTCATTTTATTTCTCGTTACTCAGCGAAACATAACTGCCCATGGTCGGTCATTTTACTTTTCAATTCCTCTTTTTATTTGCTGTTCTTTTTGCCCCTTCCCCTCATCATACTTGGGTGATCTTTGTCGAGCACGTCCAATTCAATAGGGTCTGTCGCAAATTCGGAAAAGGAGTTGGAATGAGATGTGATCTTTGTTTGGAGGGTGGATACCAACCTGGGCATGCAAATTCTTCCGTTCGAACTATAGCTGAGATCTAGCGTATCTCACGCGTGCGCTATTGGATGACCGTGGCTGTCAGACAACATTTTTCTCGAACCACTCTTTCCATTGCGCCTCGGTGAAGCTGCTACTGATCCCGCGCTCCTCCACTCCCTGCAATAATGATTTAGTGAGTTCCGGTCCCGATTGCGGTGTTTGCCATTCTGTTCagtagaaggggaggggggggggggggggctgatCCTCATACATTGAAGAAGACGGTTGGCGTCACATGAACTCCAATCACGCGGTTTGTCTGGTTCAATGTCAGATATTTGCCTTGCGCTTGACGGCAAAGGTATCTCACCTTGGTCATCCACTTGATATCATCAGTCACTTGATTACCGACGTTCAATGCGTCAGGGTTGTCTGCAGTCTCGGGGATCACTAGCATGTCGAGGAATTTCTTCTCGTCGACGCCGACCGATCCGGCAATCTTGGCCAAGCGCTCATATGTCTTGTTGCGCGTCTCGTTTACGACATTGATGTCGAAGAATTCCTTCTGGTGCTTGAACAGGGCGCCACTGAAGTCCCAGAACTTCTCCGGCGCCAAGCGGAGAACTGCGGCCGCAGCTTCGTGAGTGAGAGTGGACGATGGGTGCCACGGCTGAATCTGCTGCCGGAAGATGACTTGAAGCCGAGAGCTGTACTTTTGGGCGACGGGGGAGCCGTCGGCATAGAAGGTTTTGAACATCTTGGCAGAGAACTAGGGCGACGTAGAATGTTAACAAGGTTCGGATCTAAAGATTCAAACGCACGATTCATCTTACTGGGCAGACAAAATCAAGATCTGCTCTCTCTAGGTATTAGCCGCTCAGACATGAAGATGGACCACTTTTTTGTTCAAACATTAAACCTACATATCTCGAGGGTGTGCTGAGCCTCTGGTGGAATAGCTCGGAAGAGCTTCAGACCTGCGTACTTGGGTGGGACCGACATGCTGTCTCGAGATGCGATCTACTTGTCGATAAGTGGTAAGAGGTCGGCGGGCGAGATCACTAGTAGAATGTACAATGCTTCTTGAAGATTATAATAGAAAGCTTCTTGGTAATATGATCTTCGTGTCGAAACGAGAAGGGAGAGACTTGGatgagaggagaaaggaacATTCAGTGAACGATTGCGTCAGTAGTGTCTCTAATTCCGACGAGTTCCATTCAGCAGGACTACCCCACCATCCCTGGCGCGAGAGTTCGGCCTATCGCGGACATCAATTGTACTTCCTAAACACAAGCCGGACAAGACTTCCCATCGCTAAAAATTCCCGACCGGGTTGCCGCCATAGACATGCATGATCAAGTCTGCAATCAGGGTACTATGGAACTCTTACCTATAGCATACCTTTGAAAACCTGTGAGGATCAAGGAAGCAGAGCATTAGAATTACAAGGGCTACTCTCTGCCAACGGCACCTGGACTAGATCATTTAGATCTCCGTCCTTGAAAACACGGCGAAGAGTGGGGGAACTAGTAGAATCTAGTAGGAACCTGCATGGCACAAGATCTTGAGCCACAATCGAATTTGGCGACACTTCCTAGGTACTGCGATGGCAAGTTTAGAAAATTATTCGCTGGTGAATCGGTTACATACCTGTACAAGGTTAAGACTTTTGCAGAGGATGCAATAAACAGGTTTATGTACGGATGTTTCCTCGCAGCCCTGTCCCAGTCGCAGTTGTCCATATTCGAGCCAGATTCATTGAGATGTCTAGTCTTCTGTGATCGAGGAAATCTCAATCCTCAGCTTTAATAACGATGAAGTCAGTCACCATGTCCCGTCCTTTGTCTGCAGTCAAGGGCTGGGGACTGGATATCAATGTTGCTATCTGCTTATACATTACACGCAGTACCTACCTACGCACATTAGTAGCTTGTCCCGCCCTGAGGACGAAGAACCGAATCGTACGTATGGATTGCTGTTCGTTGGATTAATGTGATGCAATCTGGACTATACAGCAGCGCAGAGTTACTCTTGTATTCTCATAGTTCTTCTGTAGAatccttccctttcttttctccgtccaccctcctttttttttttcttcttcttggaaatCTGATTTAGGACATCTACAGTCCATGCCTACATGGTATGGAAAGTACCCACTGTACAGATGAGTAGTAGACCGCCGGTCTCGCCGCGGAAATCCAATGCTGAATGGGTCAGGCCCCGTCATGTGCTTATTTAATCATTTTGATAAGCCCGATAGGCAAAGTTACCATCATGTGATCAGCTATCGTGTTGCCCGATGATTCAATTTACAAAGTCGCCAGCGTCAcattatcttttctcggggTCACTTTTTCTACTGCAGTTCGCTTCTGAAATATTTCAGGGAGTCTTCTTCCCAATGCTCAGGCTCCGGCAGCTCTTTCGATCTCAGCCCCGGTCAGCGCTCTCCCATTTTGGCCCCCGTCAACCCCCTCATCAACCAGCGGCGATTCGGCATGTGAGGTTCAGGCGGCCATGGTTCAGGTAGCCCGATCCCTTCACCCTCTGTTTCATGGCAAATTTCAGacaggagagaaagaaagctGACGATCTATTCGGGGAATGCAGGTCATTCCTGGGAAAAGCCATCTTATACGGTACTGCCTTC
This genomic window from Penicillium oxalicum strain HP7-1 chromosome III, whole genome shotgun sequence contains:
- a CDS encoding Cyclin-dependent kinases regulatory subunit, encoding MDIDMSRRNKKPRLLLESERERLDEFIDSIHYSARYSDDKFEYRHVQLPKNMLKKIPADYFDSAKGTLKLLWEEEWRALGITQSLGWEHYEVHEPEPHILLFK